In a single window of the Zea mays cultivar B73 chromosome 5, Zm-B73-REFERENCE-NAM-5.0, whole genome shotgun sequence genome:
- the LOC100136828 gene encoding starch synthase IIc precursor has translation MPAPMAASTFPVAPLHAPPLVRPRVVPPSPTFGCCCRCSAPRGGLTLRPQACAPRRRCNPAIRPVRFCAEVGSVWPVVLTRSIRRGFQKGISVARVDDNAAGQVSLGDDNEDLDHITNETLRTTIRKSKEVLARHKIIMNQISEKKQLISTILDSSIHNEQEPLSGQSDGSLSNLNAIAKGTEIGYDHQTYHNRSLQQYEFDTTYGESIYDQNTYYESSEDDGTDFSENYQYKSFPRATRSVYELEEDNGMKQGYVVQLSQASGHEQSVNEGTNDNASEVDVMNVILVAAECAPWSKTGGLGDVAGALPKALAKRGHRVMVVVPKYGDYEEPQEIGEPRSYHVAGQDMEVKYYHAYIDGVDFVFIDNPVFHYVQSEIYGGDQTDIWKRMVLLCKAAVEVQWYVPCGGFCYGDGNLVFIANDWHTALLPVYLKAYYRDNGFMPYARSVLVIHNIAHQGRGPIDDFRYLDLPGHYMDQFKLYDPFGGDHLNIFAAGIRAADRLLTVSHGYAWELKTPDGGWGLHSIINENDWKFQGIVNGIDTADWNPRHDVHLQSDGYTNYSLETVQTGKAQCKEALQKELGLPVRGDVPVIAFIGRLDHQKGVDLIAEAMPWIAGQDVQLIMLGTGRQDLEDTLRRLESQHYDRVRGWVGFSVRLAHRMTAGADILLMPSRFEPCGLNQLYAMMYGTVPVVHAVGGLRDTVQHYNPYEEVGVGWTFEKAEANRMIDALGHCLNTYRNYWSSWEGIQRRGMMQDLSWDNAAKLYEEVLLAAKYQW, from the exons ATGCCCGCTCCTATGGCGGCTTCCACCTTCCCCGTCGCCCCGCTGCACGCGCCGCCGCTGGTGCGCCCCCGGGTCGTCCCTCCTTCCCCCACCTTcggctgctgctgccgctgctccGCTCCGCGCGGGGGGCTCACCTTGCGCCCGCAGGCTTGCGCTCCACGCCGCCGCTGCAACCCCGCGATCCGCCCG GTGAGGTTCTGTGCGGAAGTTGGTTCGGTGTGGCCCGTGGTGCTCACTCGATCGATCAGAAGGGGGTTTCAAAAGGGTATAAGTGTCGCAAGGGTGGATGACAATGCTGCTGGTCAAGTCAGTTTAGGTGATGACAACGAGGATTTAGACCATATCACCAACGAAACCCTTCGTACCACAATAAGGAAAAGCAAGGAAGTGCTGGCAAGGCACAAGATCATAATGAATCAG ATATCAGAAAAGAAGCAGCTCATCTCAACTATACTAGACAGTTCCATTCATAATGAGCAAGAGCCACTCAGTGGTCAGAGTGATGGTTCCTTATCAAACCTGAATGCAATTGCAAAGGGCACAGAGATTGGTTATGACCATCAGACATACCATAATAGGTCTTTACAGCAATATGAATTTGACACCACTTATGGAGAATCCATCTACGATCAGAACACATACTATGAAAGTTCAGAAGACGACGGCACTGATTTCAGTGAGAATTATCAGTATAAAAGTTTTCCTAGAGCTACTCGTAGTGTGTATGAACTAGAAGAAGATAATGGTATGAAACAAGGCTATGTGGTACAACTAAGTCAAGCAAGTGGACATGAGCAGTCAGTTAACGAGGGAACAAATGACAATGCGTCTGAAGTTGATGTTATGAATGTCATATTGGTAGCCGCAGAGTGTGCTCCTTGGTCCAAAACAG GTGGGCTTGGGGATGTTGCTGGAGCTTTGCCTAAGGCTTTGGCCAAGAGAGGTCATCGTGTCATG GTAGTAGTTCCAAAATACGGTGACTATGAGGAACCACAAGAGATAGGAGAGCCAAGGAGCTACCACGTTGCAGGGCAG GATATGGAAGTAAAGTATTATCATGCATACATAGATGGTGTGGATTTTGTTTTCATTGACAATCCTGTCTTCCACTATGTTCAAAGTGAAATTTATGGTGGGGACCAAACT GACATCTGGAAACGAATGGTTTTGTTGTGCAAAGCAGCTGTAGAG GTTCAATGGTATGTTCCATGTGGTGGCTTCTGCTACGGTGATGGAAATCTTGTGTTTATTGCAAATGATTGGCATACTGCACTTCTACCTGTTTATTTAAAGGCATACTATCGTGACAATGGTTTTATGCCATATGCCCGTTCAGTTCTTGTGATACACAATATAGCACATCAG GGCCGTGGCCCGATAGATGATTTCAGGTACCTGGATTTGCCTGGTCATTACATGGATCAGTTCAAACTTTATGATCCATTCGGAGGTGATCATCTAAACATTTTTGCAGCTGGTATTAGAGCTGCTGATCGTTTGCTTACCGTTAGTCATGGTTATGCATGGGAGCTCAAAACACCTGATGGCGGCTGGGGCCTTCATAGTATCATTAATGAAAACGATTGGAAATTCCAGGGTATTGTAAATGGTATTGATACTGCTGATTGGAATCCTAGGCATGATGTCCATCTACAATCTGATGGGTACACCAACTATTCTCTAGAAACCGTTCAGACTGGTAAAGCACAGTGCAAGGAAGCACTACAGAAAGAGCTTGGACTCCCTGTTCGTGGCGATGTTCCGGTCATTGCTTTTATTGGACGGCTGGACCATCAAAAAGGTGTAGATCTGATAGCAGAGGCAATGCCGTGGATTGCTGGTCAGGATGTACAATTAATTATGTTGGGTACTGGAAGACAAGACCTTGAAGATACATTGAGGAGGCTTGAGAGCCAGCATTATGACAGGGTCCGGGGCTGGGTTGGGTTCTCTGTCCGGTTGGCTCATCGGATGACAGCAGGGGCTGATATACTATTGATGCCATCAAGGTTTGAGCCATGTGGGCTGAACCAGCTATATGCCATGATGTACGGGACTGTTCCTGTAGTTCATGCTGTTGGTGGTCTCCGCGACACAGTCCAACATTATAATCCCTATGAGGAGGTTGGAGTTGGATGGACTTTTGAGAAAGCAGAGGCAAACAGAATGATCGATGCCCTAGGGCACTGCTTGAACACATACAGAAATTACTGGAGCAGTTGGGAAGGTATCCAACGTAGAGGGATGATGCAGGACCTAAGCTGGGATAACGCTGCTAAACTCTACGAGGAAGTTCTTCTTGCCGCCAAATATCAGTGGTGA
- the LOC103628121 gene encoding uncharacterized protein isoform X2 has protein sequence MQPRSRGKLLGLPPPFAPISGFVVISVRVLDQKAQGMAEDSVQVIGEVQEVVEVHAGTDQRGRGAMRWTSVMSAFVLRRMCQLISSGVRTDKGFKEVHLNQVAKALQEFIGSEVTGTQVYNHLRKWRQRWMRVAKLRELSGANWDEDLCMISLEDEHYNGHIKAHPKDAEFLNKPIENYKEMMTIFGTGLATGKYAMGSNEALGSPCEVATSSVKTDSLDEDKSGKSVKTDSLGEATKDMKEGSSGVGNKRKRGVLTDEDTLMLSKMTDAVKDVAAAIRETKVEVINPDLYVAVMYMPGFSEEALICAFSHLVDNKAQGDAFVHMTDSHRVLWLRTWLAKNYFL, from the exons ATGCAGCCGCGTTCGCGCGGGAAGCTCCTAGGGTTACCGCCTCCTTTCGCGCCAATCTCTG GGTTCGTGGTTATCTCGGTTAGGGTTCTTGACCAAAAAGCGCAG GGGATGGCCGAGGACAGTGTTCAAGTAATTGGGGAGGTGCAGGAAGTGGTGGAAGTGCATGCTGGTACTGATCAGCGTGGCAGGGGTGCAATGAGGTGGACTAGTGTTATGTCTGCCTTTGTGCTCCGCCGTATGTGCCAGCTGATCTCAAGTGGTGTTAGAACAGACAAAGGGTTTAAGGAGGTCCACCTGAACCAGGTTGCCAAGGCTCTACAAGAGTTTATTGGCAGTGAGGTGACCGGTACTCAGGTGTACAACCACTTACGTAAATGGAGACAGAGGTGGATGAGGGTGGCAAAATTAAGAGAGTTGAGTGGTGCCAATTGGGATGAAGACTTATGCATGATAAGTCTGGAGGATGAGCACTACAATGGCCACATTAAG GCCCACCCTAAGGATGCTGAGTTCTTAAACAAGCCTATAGAAAACTATAAGGAGATGATGACTATATTTGGGACAGGATTAGCAACTGGGAAGTATGCTATGGGTTCAAATGAAGCTTTAGGATCTCCATGCGAGGTTGCTACTAGCTCTGTTAAGACTGATTCCCTTGATGAAGACAAGAGTGGTAAGTCAGTTAAGACTGATTCCCTTGGTGAGGCAACAAAGGATATGAAAGAAGGTAGTAGTGGTGTAGGCAATAAGAGGAAGAGGGGTGTGCTCACTGATGAGGACACTCTGATGTTGTCTAAAATGACAGATGCTGTCAAGGATGTGGCAGCTGCTATTCGTGAGACCAAAGTGGAGGTGATTAATCCTGACCTATATGTTGCAGTGATGTATATGCCTGGATTTAGTGAGGAAGCTTTAATTTGTGCTTTCTCTCATCTGGTGGACAACAAGGCGCAGGGGGATGCTTTTGTCCACATGACTGACTCCCATCGTGTCCTGTGGCTAAGGACATGGCTAGCCAAGAACTACTTCCTGTAG
- the LOC103628121 gene encoding uncharacterized protein isoform X4, with product MYPSVASQPSFVPSSFSLHFFLSVRAGFVVISVRVLDQKAQGMAEDSVQVIGEVQEVVEVHAGTDQRGRGAMRWTSVMSAFVLRRMCQLISSGVRTDKGFKEVHLNQVAKALQEFIGSEVTGTQVYNHLRKWRQRWMRVAKLRELSGANWDEDLCMISLEDEHYNGHIKAHPKDAEFLNKPIENYKEMMTIFGTGLATGKYAMGSNEALGSPCEVATSSVKTDSLDEDKSGKSVKTDSLGEATKDMKEGSSGVGNKRKRGVLTDEDTLMLSKMTDAVKDVAAAIRETKVEVINPDLYVAVMYMPGFSEEALICAFSHLVDNKAQGDAFVHMTDSHRVLWLRTWLAKNYFL from the exons ATGTACCCCTCTGTGGCGTCGCAGCCCTCTTTCGTCCCTTCATCTTTCTCTCTTCATTTCTTTCTGTCGGTGAGAGCAG GGTTCGTGGTTATCTCGGTTAGGGTTCTTGACCAAAAAGCGCAG GGGATGGCCGAGGACAGTGTTCAAGTAATTGGGGAGGTGCAGGAAGTGGTGGAAGTGCATGCTGGTACTGATCAGCGTGGCAGGGGTGCAATGAGGTGGACTAGTGTTATGTCTGCCTTTGTGCTCCGCCGTATGTGCCAGCTGATCTCAAGTGGTGTTAGAACAGACAAAGGGTTTAAGGAGGTCCACCTGAACCAGGTTGCCAAGGCTCTACAAGAGTTTATTGGCAGTGAGGTGACCGGTACTCAGGTGTACAACCACTTACGTAAATGGAGACAGAGGTGGATGAGGGTGGCAAAATTAAGAGAGTTGAGTGGTGCCAATTGGGATGAAGACTTATGCATGATAAGTCTGGAGGATGAGCACTACAATGGCCACATTAAG GCCCACCCTAAGGATGCTGAGTTCTTAAACAAGCCTATAGAAAACTATAAGGAGATGATGACTATATTTGGGACAGGATTAGCAACTGGGAAGTATGCTATGGGTTCAAATGAAGCTTTAGGATCTCCATGCGAGGTTGCTACTAGCTCTGTTAAGACTGATTCCCTTGATGAAGACAAGAGTGGTAAGTCAGTTAAGACTGATTCCCTTGGTGAGGCAACAAAGGATATGAAAGAAGGTAGTAGTGGTGTAGGCAATAAGAGGAAGAGGGGTGTGCTCACTGATGAGGACACTCTGATGTTGTCTAAAATGACAGATGCTGTCAAGGATGTGGCAGCTGCTATTCGTGAGACCAAAGTGGAGGTGATTAATCCTGACCTATATGTTGCAGTGATGTATATGCCTGGATTTAGTGAGGAAGCTTTAATTTGTGCTTTCTCTCATCTGGTGGACAACAAGGCGCAGGGGGATGCTTTTGTCCACATGACTGACTCCCATCGTGTCCTGTGGCTAAGGACATGGCTAGCCAAGAACTACTTCCTGTAG
- the LOC103628121 gene encoding protein ALP1-like isoform X1 has protein sequence MEPMDQRTLLVNQAAAFVAVIYAYFMSRLRVAQATRPQITYGPLSAMDEERQANLNKIYNCNDVECISMLRMRRAPFFNLCNLFRDRNLLRDTIHSSIEEQVAMFLHVVGHNQRFRVIHQTFRRSMETICRYFREVLYATGELRQEMIRPPSLETASKIRTSPRWYPYFKDCIGAIDGTHVHARVPTKISAAFRGRKHYPTQNVLAAVDFDLKFTYVLAGWEGSAHDALILADALERDDGLRVPPGKFYLVDAGYACRPGFLPPYRATRYHLKEYGGRNYPTNARELFNLRHSSLRVTVERAFGALKNRFRILDNKPFHPYKTQVQLVLACCILHNWILDHGQDEVFPDESTWEPNCNTSSHLDGTDVVDNVAWGNKRDEMANLMWTNRGNSHV, from the exons ATGGAACCTATGGATCAGAGAACACTGCTTGTCAATCAAGCGGCTGCTTTTGTTGCTGTTATTTATGCATACTTCATGAGTAGGCTTAGGGTGGCACAAGCTACGCGTCCTCAAATCACATACGGCCCATTAAGTGCTATGGATGAGGAAAGGCAAGCAAACCTGAACAAAATTTACAATTGCAATGATGTAGAATGTATTAGCATGCTGCGCATGCGTAGAGCTCCATTCTTCAACTTGTGTAACCTGTTTAGGGATAGAAACTTGCTAAGGGACACCATACACAGTTCTATAGAAGAGCAAGTGGCAATGTTTCTTCATGTAGTAGGCCACAACCAAAGATTTAGGGTCATTCACCAAACATTTAGGAGGTCCATGGAGACAATTTGTAGGTACTTTAGGGAGGTTTTGTATGCAACTGGTGAACTAAGGCAGGAGATGATAAGACCACCATCACTTGAAACAGCTAGTAAAATCAGGACCAGCCCAAGGTGGTACCCATATTTTAAG GACTGCATTGGTGCAATAGATGGAACCCATGTTCATGCTAGGGTTCCAACAAAGATTTCTGCAGCATTTAGGGGTAGGAAGCATTATCCTACCCAAAATGTACTTGCTGCAGTAGACTTTGATCTGAAGTTCACATATGTTCTTGCTGGCTGGGAGGGCTCTGCACATGATGCCCTCATTCTGGCTGATGCTTTAGAAAGGGATGATGGGTTAAGGGTTCCTCCAG ggaaattttacctagtggacGCCGGTTATGCTTGCCGACCAGGATTTCTCCCCCCTTACAGAGCCACTAGATACCACTTGAAAGAATATGGTGGAAGGAATTATCCTACCAATGCTAGAGAGTTGTTCAACTTGAGGCATTCTAGCCTGAGAGTGACTGTTGAGAGGGCTTTTGGCGCGTTAAAGAATCGATTCCGTATTCTAGATAACAAACCATTCCATCCTTACAAGACCCAGGTGCAATTAGTGCTTGCATGTTGTATTCTTCATAATTGGATTCTTGATCATGGACAAGATGAGGTGTTTCCTGACGAATCTACATGGGAACCCAATTGTAATACCAGTTCACATCTTGATGGTACTGATGTGGTAGACAATGTAGCTTGGGGTAATAAGAGGGATGAAATGGCCAACCTGATGTGGACCAATAGGGGCAACTCCCATGTTTAG
- the LOC103628121 gene encoding uncharacterized protein isoform X3 has protein sequence MAEDSVQVIGEVQEVVEVHAGTDQRGRGAMRWTSVMSAFVLRRMCQLISSGVRTDKGFKEVHLNQVAKALQEFIGSEVTGTQVYNHLRKWRQRWMRVAKLRELSGANWDEDLCMISLEDEHYNGHIKAHPKDAEFLNKPIENYKEMMTIFGTGLATGKYAMGSNEALGSPCEVATSSVKTDSLDEDKSGKSVKTDSLGEATKDMKEGSSGVGNKRKRGVLTDEDTLMLSKMTDAVKDVAAAIRETKVEVINPDLYVAVMYMPGFSEEALICAFSHLVDNKAQGDAFVHMTDSHRVLWLRTWLAKNYFL, from the exons ATGGCCGAGGACAGTGTTCAAGTAATTGGGGAGGTGCAGGAAGTGGTGGAAGTGCATGCTGGTACTGATCAGCGTGGCAGGGGTGCAATGAGGTGGACTAGTGTTATGTCTGCCTTTGTGCTCCGCCGTATGTGCCAGCTGATCTCAAGTGGTGTTAGAACAGACAAAGGGTTTAAGGAGGTCCACCTGAACCAGGTTGCCAAGGCTCTACAAGAGTTTATTGGCAGTGAGGTGACCGGTACTCAGGTGTACAACCACTTACGTAAATGGAGACAGAGGTGGATGAGGGTGGCAAAATTAAGAGAGTTGAGTGGTGCCAATTGGGATGAAGACTTATGCATGATAAGTCTGGAGGATGAGCACTACAATGGCCACATTAAG GCCCACCCTAAGGATGCTGAGTTCTTAAACAAGCCTATAGAAAACTATAAGGAGATGATGACTATATTTGGGACAGGATTAGCAACTGGGAAGTATGCTATGGGTTCAAATGAAGCTTTAGGATCTCCATGCGAGGTTGCTACTAGCTCTGTTAAGACTGATTCCCTTGATGAAGACAAGAGTGGTAAGTCAGTTAAGACTGATTCCCTTGGTGAGGCAACAAAGGATATGAAAGAAGGTAGTAGTGGTGTAGGCAATAAGAGGAAGAGGGGTGTGCTCACTGATGAGGACACTCTGATGTTGTCTAAAATGACAGATGCTGTCAAGGATGTGGCAGCTGCTATTCGTGAGACCAAAGTGGAGGTGATTAATCCTGACCTATATGTTGCAGTGATGTATATGCCTGGATTTAGTGAGGAAGCTTTAATTTGTGCTTTCTCTCATCTGGTGGACAACAAGGCGCAGGGGGATGCTTTTGTCCACATGACTGACTCCCATCGTGTCCTGTGGCTAAGGACATGGCTAGCCAAGAACTACTTCCTGTAG
- the LOC100192997 gene encoding uncharacterized protein LOC100192997, with amino-acid sequence MSPNLALFFGGQDKLPFFLAQVHVKGLDTPVDPCAAILVLIVTALLCLGIKESSSVEGIITTANIIVMLFVICAGGWLGFRNGWVGYKVPEGYFPNGISGVLSGSATLFFAFIGFDTVASTAEEVKNPRRDLPLGMGLTLSLCCFLYMMVSAVVVGLVPYHAMDPDTPISSVFARYGMQWAEYVVSSGAVLALVASLIGGILPQRSKQDDVRGGGRNHKRRGARRGAPQGDLWARRGPRRGVGVSVAMKPWRSLGAGGRATRSWRLGGIATRSW; translated from the exons ATGTCACCAAACTTG GCTCTATTTTTCGGTGGCCAAGATAAGTTGCCATTCTTTCTAGCACAGGTGCATGTCAAAGGCCTCGACACCCCAGTTGATCCATGTGCTGCTATTCTTGTCCTGATAGTTACTGCATTACTCTGTCTGGGAATTAAAGAG AGCTCATCTGTGGAAGGCATCATCACCACTGCAAATATCATAGTGATGCTCTTTGTCATCTGCGCTGGTGGATGGCTAGGATTCAGGAATGGCTGGGTTGGTTATAAAGTGCCAGAAGG TTATTTCCCTAATGGTATCAGCGGAGTTCTCTCTGGATCAGCAACCCTCTTCTTCGCATTCATTGGCTTCGACACAGTTGCTAGTACGGCCGAGGAG GTGAAGAATCCTCGACGCGATCTTCCATTGGGTATGGGCCTGACCTTATCCCTGTGTTGCTTCCTATATATGATGGTTTCTGCTGTTGTGGTCGGTTTGGTGCCGTACCACGCGATGGATCCGGACACCCCTATTTCTTCTGTGTTTGCGCGATATGGGATGCAGTGGGCCGA GTATGTTGTTTCCAGTGGAGCTGTTCTTGCTCTTGTGGCATCCTTGATAGGTGGTATTCTTCCCCAG CGATCCAAGCAAGATGACGTGAGAGGCGGTGGCCGCAACCACAAGCGGAGAGGAGCTCGACGGGGCGCGCCGCAGGGAGATCTCTGGGCGAGGAGAGGACCTCGACGAGGCGTTGGCGTCTCGGTGGCCATGAAGCCGTGGAGGTCTCTGGGAGCTGGCGGCAGGGCGACGAGGAGCTGGCGGCTGGGTGGAATCGCGACGAGGAGCTGGTGA